A stretch of Flavobacteriales bacterium DNA encodes these proteins:
- a CDS encoding acyltransferase codes for MNEPSPPGPVNASMLDRFRRITSSGSYVPEIDGLRFIAISSVLLLHAHMWLVHWMGIGNPGSVAGLSLLDPVLRLGGYGVDIFFVISGYILSLPLLQGGKFSYRTYILRRLTRLEPPYIITTLGFAALLYITGRYTWQEIAPELLSSLVYLNNIITPSDLPLVNGITWSLEIEVQFYLLCPLLGLWLRNKPWQLAVYIGLLFVALIVQKWFKPETLSLLSVGSYFALGYVLAFASLRKPVLALPPWARDLLAAISFVGIWVLFAMVGKDRSGAFAWYVLEHLNLFLFFYLVLVHRALPRLFTNRLVATIGGMCYSIYLIHFGLMSFVGKLLLNRGWFGGETTTYYAMMAILLSATIGVSAFFFLLFEKPFMQRDWHKRWWARLRGAPNTGAAR; via the coding sequence TTGAATGAGCCTTCGCCGCCGGGGCCGGTGAATGCCAGCATGCTCGACCGTTTCCGCCGCATCACTTCTTCGGGCAGCTACGTGCCCGAGATCGACGGGCTGCGCTTCATCGCCATCTCGAGCGTGCTCCTGTTGCATGCCCACATGTGGCTGGTGCATTGGATGGGCATCGGGAATCCGGGGTCCGTGGCCGGGCTGTCGCTGTTGGACCCGGTGCTGAGGCTCGGCGGCTACGGGGTCGACATCTTCTTCGTGATCAGCGGCTACATCCTCTCGCTTCCCTTGCTGCAGGGCGGGAAGTTCAGTTACCGCACGTACATCCTCAGGAGGCTCACGCGCTTGGAGCCTCCGTACATCATCACCACGCTCGGCTTCGCGGCGCTCCTGTACATCACAGGGCGCTACACCTGGCAGGAGATCGCGCCAGAATTGCTGAGCTCCTTGGTTTACCTGAACAACATCATCACGCCAAGCGACCTGCCCTTGGTGAATGGCATCACCTGGTCGCTCGAGATCGAAGTGCAGTTCTACCTGCTTTGCCCGCTCCTTGGGCTATGGCTCCGCAACAAGCCGTGGCAATTGGCGGTGTATATCGGATTGTTGTTCGTTGCGCTCATCGTGCAGAAGTGGTTCAAGCCGGAAACGCTCAGTTTGCTCTCGGTCGGCTCCTACTTCGCCTTGGGTTATGTTCTGGCCTTCGCCTCCCTGCGCAAACCCGTTCTGGCTCTTCCACCATGGGCGCGCGACCTGCTGGCCGCGATCTCATTCGTGGGGATCTGGGTCCTCTTCGCGATGGTAGGCAAGGACCGCAGCGGCGCTTTCGCGTGGTACGTTCTGGAGCACCTGAACCTGTTCCTGTTCTTCTACCTCGTGCTGGTGCACCGGGCACTTCCCCGCCTCTTCACCAATCGGCTGGTGGCCACCATCGGCGGCATGTGCTACAGCATCTACCTCATCCATTTCGGCCTGATGAGCTTCGTGGGCAAGCTGCTGCTGAATCGCGGATGGTTCGGCGGCGAAACCACCACTTACTACGCCATGATGGCCATCCTGCTGTCCGCCACCATCGGGGTATCAGCATTCTTCTTCCTCTTGTTCGAGAAGCCCTTCATGCAGCGCGATTGGCACAAGCGGTGGTGGGCACGGCTCCGAGGCGCACCCAACACTGGCGCTGCCCGGTGA
- the glmS gene encoding glutamine--fructose-6-phosphate transaminase (isomerizing), producing the protein MCGIVAYLGDKEAYPILINGLKRLEYRGYDSAGVALISDGAMRIYKCQGKVSDLEAHVNGQSTAGTLGMGHTRWATHGQPNDVNAHPHASNSGDLAIIHNGIIENYAAIKEELRKRGHVFRSDTDTEVLAHLIDDVRVTEGVDLAEAVRLALQSVVGAYAIVVLDTHSPDLMVAARRSSPLVIGIGDDGAHYLASDATPIVEHTRNVVYLEDGEIAVMQRGHGLRIRNIKNQVKTPFIQELELHLEALEKGGYDHFMLKEIHEQPRSIRDSMRGRLNLAKGEVVLGGIKEHEQKFVQAKRVLIVGCGTSWHAGLVGEYLFEELARIPVEVEYASEFRYRNPIVNEDDIVIAISQSGETADTLAAIELAKSRGATIIGICNVVGSSIARVTHAGSYTHAGPEIGVASTKAFTAQVTVLTLMAMMIGQRKGTLGGSAFHRLLNELDSIPDKVQRLLKAEPQIKRIAEIYQHASNALYLGRGYSFPVALEGALKLKEISYIHAEGYPAAEMKHGPIALIDEEMPVIVIATKGASYEKVVSNIQEVKARKGIVIAIVTEGDRVVKDLADHTIEIPETADPLVPLLSVIPLQLLSYHIAVMRGCNVDQPRNLAKSVTVE; encoded by the coding sequence ATGTGCGGAATCGTTGCTTACCTGGGCGATAAGGAAGCCTACCCGATCCTGATCAACGGGCTGAAGCGGCTTGAGTACCGCGGCTACGACAGCGCGGGCGTCGCCCTGATCAGCGATGGGGCCATGCGCATCTACAAATGCCAGGGCAAAGTGAGCGACCTGGAGGCCCATGTGAACGGGCAGAGCACGGCTGGCACCTTGGGCATGGGCCACACCCGTTGGGCCACGCATGGCCAGCCGAATGATGTCAATGCCCATCCGCACGCATCGAACAGCGGCGACCTCGCGATCATCCACAACGGCATCATCGAGAACTACGCGGCCATCAAAGAGGAATTGCGCAAGCGCGGCCATGTCTTCCGCAGCGACACCGACACGGAGGTGCTCGCCCATTTGATCGACGATGTGCGGGTGACCGAGGGCGTGGACCTGGCTGAGGCGGTGCGCCTGGCCTTGCAGAGCGTGGTAGGTGCGTATGCGATCGTGGTGCTGGACACCCATTCCCCGGACCTGATGGTTGCCGCCCGCCGGAGCTCGCCGCTGGTGATCGGCATCGGCGACGACGGCGCCCACTACCTGGCCAGCGACGCGACGCCCATCGTGGAGCACACGCGCAACGTGGTCTATCTGGAGGATGGCGAGATCGCTGTGATGCAGCGCGGGCATGGCTTGCGCATACGCAACATCAAGAACCAGGTGAAGACCCCCTTCATCCAGGAGCTCGAGCTTCATCTGGAGGCGCTGGAGAAAGGTGGTTACGACCACTTCATGCTCAAGGAGATCCACGAGCAGCCTCGCAGCATTCGCGATAGCATGCGCGGCCGCCTGAACCTGGCCAAGGGCGAAGTGGTTCTTGGCGGCATCAAGGAGCACGAGCAGAAATTCGTCCAAGCCAAGCGGGTGCTCATCGTGGGCTGCGGTACCAGCTGGCACGCAGGGCTGGTGGGTGAGTACCTCTTCGAGGAATTAGCGCGCATCCCTGTTGAGGTGGAGTACGCCAGCGAGTTCCGGTACCGCAACCCGATCGTGAACGAGGACGATATCGTCATCGCCATCAGCCAGAGCGGCGAGACGGCAGATACGCTGGCGGCCATCGAGCTGGCGAAGAGCCGCGGTGCCACCATCATCGGCATCTGCAACGTGGTGGGCAGCAGCATCGCGCGTGTTACCCATGCCGGTTCCTATACGCACGCCGGCCCGGAGATCGGCGTGGCCAGCACCAAGGCCTTCACCGCCCAGGTCACGGTGCTCACCTTAATGGCCATGATGATCGGCCAGCGCAAGGGAACGCTCGGCGGAAGCGCGTTCCACAGGCTGTTGAACGAGCTGGACTCCATCCCGGACAAAGTGCAGCGCCTGCTCAAGGCGGAGCCGCAGATCAAGCGGATCGCGGAGATCTACCAGCATGCGAGCAACGCGCTCTACCTCGGCCGCGGATACAGCTTCCCCGTGGCGCTCGAGGGCGCGCTCAAGCTGAAGGAGATCAGCTACATCCACGCCGAAGGCTACCCGGCTGCCGAGATGAAGCATGGCCCCATCGCGCTGATCGATGAGGAGATGCCGGTGATCGTCATCGCTACGAAGGGCGCGAGCTACGAGAAGGTCGTGAGCAATATCCAAGAGGTGAAGGCGCGCAAAGGGATAGTCATCGCCATTGTCACGGAAGGCGACCGCGTGGTGAAGGACCTCGCCGACCACACCATTGAGATCCCCGAGACCGCTGACCCGCTGGTGCCGCTGCTCAGCGTGATCCCCCTGCAGCTATTGAGCTATCATATCGCCGTGATGCGCGGTTGCAATGTGGATCAGCCCAGGAACCTGGCCAAGTCGGTGACCGTTGAATGA
- the rfaE2 gene encoding D-glycero-beta-D-manno-heptose 1-phosphate adenylyltransferase codes for MSNVVSSPAADKRVVDLVNLKRLCNIWRMKGDTIVFTNGCFDILHRGHVEYLQEAAALGDRLVVGVNSDASVRRQGKGPNRPINDEQSRAKVVAALRGIDAVIIFDEDTPLGLIEATVPDVLVKGGDWSEDRIVGAKAVKAAGGEVRSLKLVEGFSTTALVERIRRG; via the coding sequence ATGAGCAATGTAGTCTCCAGCCCCGCCGCGGACAAGCGCGTGGTGGACCTTGTCAACCTGAAGCGGCTGTGCAACATCTGGCGCATGAAGGGCGACACCATCGTATTCACCAACGGATGCTTCGACATCCTGCATCGCGGCCATGTGGAATACCTGCAGGAGGCCGCCGCGCTCGGCGATCGCCTTGTGGTGGGCGTGAACAGCGATGCCAGCGTTCGCCGCCAGGGGAAAGGGCCCAACCGGCCCATCAACGATGAACAGAGCCGAGCCAAAGTGGTGGCCGCACTGCGCGGGATCGACGCCGTGATCATCTTCGATGAAGACACGCCGTTGGGCCTCATCGAAGCCACTGTCCCCGACGTGCTCGTTAAGGGCGGCGATTGGAGCGAGGACCGCATCGTTGGCGCCAAGGCGGTGAAGGCGGCGGGCGGCGAGGTGCGCAGCCTCAAGCTCGTGGAGGGCTTCTCAACGACGGCTCTGGTGGAGCGCATCCGACGTGGCTAA
- a CDS encoding glycogen/starch synthase, translating into MSLKNAKVLTISQSISPFMDIPEEMAKVSRSLPQGTLDRGNEIRVFMPKWGCINERRHQLHEVIRLSGMNLIINDTDHALLIKVASVPSARMQVYFIDNEEFFKRKSDTHDLDGIFYPDNDERALFFGRGVLETVRKLGWVPDIIHCHGWMAGLVPLYIKHFYADDPHFENAKLVISVYDQKSEPMDKDLAKKLSLEGFDKDLLKGLAKPSTDDLYKFSMGFCDAVVKGSPKLSKGLESAIKAEGKPTLGYSQGAELLDGHLEFYSTVLEAALV; encoded by the coding sequence ATGAGCTTGAAGAACGCGAAGGTCCTAACCATCTCCCAGTCCATTTCGCCCTTCATGGACATTCCTGAGGAGATGGCCAAAGTGTCGCGTTCATTGCCCCAGGGCACTTTGGATCGTGGCAATGAGATCCGGGTGTTCATGCCCAAGTGGGGCTGCATCAACGAACGCCGGCACCAGCTCCATGAGGTGATTCGCCTGAGCGGGATGAACTTGATCATCAACGACACGGACCATGCCTTGTTGATCAAAGTGGCCAGCGTGCCGAGCGCGCGGATGCAGGTGTACTTCATTGACAATGAGGAGTTCTTCAAGCGCAAATCCGACACGCACGACCTCGATGGCATTTTTTACCCGGACAACGATGAGCGTGCGCTTTTCTTCGGTCGGGGCGTGCTCGAGACCGTAAGGAAGCTGGGCTGGGTGCCGGACATCATCCACTGCCACGGTTGGATGGCGGGCCTGGTGCCGCTTTACATCAAGCATTTCTATGCCGATGACCCGCACTTCGAGAATGCCAAGCTGGTCATCAGCGTGTACGACCAGAAGTCTGAGCCCATGGACAAGGACCTGGCGAAGAAGCTCTCCTTAGAGGGCTTCGACAAGGATTTGCTCAAAGGACTGGCGAAGCCCTCGACCGATGACCTTTACAAGTTCAGCATGGGCTTCTGCGATGCCGTTGTGAAGGGGAGCCCGAAACTGAGCAAAGGCTTGGAATCCGCTATCAAGGCGGAGGGCAAGCCAACCTTGGGCTATTCGCAAGGCGCCGAGTTGCTCGATGGCCATTTGGAGTTCTATAGCACCGTGCTCGAGGCTGCGCTCGTGTGA
- a CDS encoding response regulator transcription factor, with protein sequence MSSTIFIADPLELIAEGVKSWLRGEEDLAVTAHARTGNELLELLREQQPDLVLLEVSLPEMDGIDTMRALRKAHPEQAVLAFSALTDIEYVNSMLIEGAVGYLVKACTREELLLAVRAALSGDRFLSEAAKASIDKGYRYTEKRPDGEYIGLTQREREIIRLIALERTNGEIGAALFISEETVKSHRKRLMTKLNVRSTAGLVRYALDRKWA encoded by the coding sequence GTGAGCAGCACCATCTTCATCGCGGATCCGCTCGAGCTCATCGCCGAAGGCGTTAAATCATGGCTCCGTGGCGAAGAGGACCTGGCCGTGACCGCCCATGCCCGAACCGGCAATGAATTGCTCGAATTGCTGCGAGAACAGCAGCCCGACCTCGTCCTGCTGGAAGTATCGCTTCCGGAGATGGATGGCATTGACACCATGCGCGCGCTGCGCAAGGCCCATCCGGAGCAAGCCGTGCTGGCCTTCAGCGCGCTTACCGACATTGAGTACGTGAACAGCATGCTGATCGAGGGTGCAGTGGGCTACCTGGTGAAAGCCTGCACCCGCGAGGAACTCCTGCTGGCCGTGCGGGCAGCGCTCAGCGGCGACCGCTTCCTGAGCGAGGCGGCGAAGGCGAGCATCGACAAAGGCTACCGCTACACGGAGAAACGGCCGGATGGTGAATACATCGGGCTCACCCAACGCGAGCGCGAGATCATACGGCTCATCGCGCTGGAACGCACCAACGGCGAGATCGGCGCAGCGCTCTTCATCAGTGAGGAAACCGTGAAGAGCCACCGCAAGCGCCTGATGACCAAACTCAATGTGCGGAGCACGGCGGGCCTGGTGAGATACGCGCTCGACAGGAAGTGGGCTTAG
- a CDS encoding pantoate--beta-alanine ligase has protein sequence MQLIQDPFEMTSWAAAQRRQGLRIGFVPTMGALHAGHLNLVSRALDQFDVVVTSIFVNPLQFNDPKDFSSYPLRPEEDRGLLEGAGCSALFAPTMELLFADHHQKEYELGGLDSHWEGPQRPGHFQGVVNVVDRLFGCVRPDGACFGMKDRQQLAIIQWVTNNLRWPIDIIPCPTVREPDGLAMSSRNIKMNPSERRSAPALYRALKAIEDNAHGMTLSECLSLGRLELDKEPGIRLEYLGIADAETMQPLAAWPDHRDAIAMIAAQLGTVRLIDNLTIRRR, from the coding sequence ATGCAGCTCATTCAGGATCCATTTGAAATGACATCTTGGGCTGCAGCCCAACGACGGCAAGGCCTCCGTATCGGCTTTGTCCCGACCATGGGAGCCTTGCACGCTGGTCACCTGAATCTGGTAAGCCGGGCCTTGGATCAGTTCGATGTTGTAGTCACGAGCATTTTCGTTAACCCCCTGCAATTCAACGATCCAAAGGATTTTTCTAGCTATCCGCTCAGGCCCGAGGAAGACCGGGGCCTGCTAGAAGGCGCTGGTTGCAGCGCGCTCTTTGCACCCACAATGGAACTTCTATTCGCAGACCATCACCAGAAGGAATACGAGCTCGGCGGCCTTGATTCCCATTGGGAAGGACCTCAGCGACCGGGGCACTTTCAAGGTGTAGTGAACGTGGTTGACCGGCTTTTCGGCTGCGTCAGGCCCGATGGTGCTTGTTTCGGCATGAAGGATCGGCAGCAACTAGCTATCATTCAATGGGTTACAAATAATCTGCGGTGGCCCATCGACATCATCCCCTGCCCCACTGTTCGCGAACCTGATGGTTTGGCCATGAGCTCAAGGAACATCAAAATGAACCCTTCAGAAAGACGGTCAGCTCCCGCCTTGTACCGTGCATTGAAGGCCATTGAGGACAATGCTCACGGCATGACCCTGAGCGAGTGCTTGAGCCTGGGTCGATTGGAACTTGATAAGGAGCCGGGCATCAGGTTGGAATACCTGGGAATCGCTGATGCCGAGACCATGCAACCTTTGGCCGCTTGGCCGGATCACCGGGACGCCATTGCCATGATCGCTGCCCAACTTGGCACCGTGAGGCTCATCGACAATCTGACCATTCGAAGACGCTGA
- a CDS encoding DUF4270 family protein, whose amino-acid sequence MLARFRPLWPLVLMLLVTGACRKPDADLGNGLLPGDPLGVVIDTVQLHAFTRADSNFRSSSLSRQVLGSFIDPRFGLTRAGIVTQMRLSASNIGSGQDTAGLIADSIVLALAFDGATYGYGNMDAQEFRVHELDERLSIDSIYRSNRLPQITGPDLLEGRGRVKPEPLRKQFILGDSVLPQLRLRLSDATAQRFMDAFGTSDLSSNDAFLDFFPGVHITVANEGQAPFQGGLLYFNLLSTPSKLTLYYRDTNSTTPDLTRALDFPINSNAVRYSTVEHDLSQAIGNEVALAIVDTTSPAEVVYVQALAGLRTVIRMPSLADYRGQSKVLAKAELVLTVDGTTYPYYPPPELLVPFRRNESGQEAFLPDLIGGIGALDGSYRSTEGEYRFNITRFAQRVISGEQSDPTLELVAGSGGITANRVALKGPAALNGPMRLRLTFTSY is encoded by the coding sequence ATGCTGGCTCGATTCCGACCGCTTTGGCCTCTGGTGCTGATGCTGCTGGTAACCGGCGCCTGCCGGAAGCCGGATGCCGACTTGGGCAATGGCCTGTTGCCCGGCGACCCGCTCGGTGTTGTGATCGATACGGTTCAGCTTCACGCTTTCACGCGCGCTGATTCCAACTTCCGATCGAGTTCCCTCTCGCGCCAGGTGCTGGGCTCGTTCATCGATCCCCGCTTCGGGCTTACGCGTGCAGGCATCGTTACGCAGATGCGGCTCAGTGCATCGAATATCGGCTCAGGCCAGGACACCGCAGGCCTCATTGCCGATAGCATTGTCCTCGCCTTGGCCTTTGACGGAGCCACTTACGGTTATGGGAACATGGATGCGCAGGAGTTCCGGGTTCATGAGCTCGACGAAAGGCTCTCCATCGATTCCATCTACCGGAGCAATCGATTGCCCCAGATCACGGGCCCGGACCTGCTCGAAGGTCGAGGGCGCGTGAAGCCGGAGCCGCTCCGAAAGCAGTTCATCCTTGGCGATAGCGTGCTGCCCCAGCTACGCCTTCGCCTAAGCGATGCCACTGCCCAGAGGTTCATGGATGCTTTCGGTACCAGCGACCTCTCATCGAACGATGCATTCCTCGATTTCTTCCCGGGGGTGCACATAACCGTGGCCAATGAGGGCCAAGCTCCTTTCCAAGGTGGCCTGCTCTATTTCAACCTGCTGAGCACACCGAGCAAACTCACGCTCTACTACCGCGACACGAACAGCACGACGCCTGATCTCACGCGGGCGCTTGACTTCCCGATCAATAGCAATGCAGTGCGCTACTCCACAGTGGAGCACGACTTGTCGCAAGCCATCGGCAATGAGGTGGCCCTTGCGATTGTCGACACCACCAGTCCGGCTGAGGTGGTTTACGTGCAGGCCTTGGCCGGACTGCGAACCGTGATCCGCATGCCGTCGTTGGCCGATTATCGCGGCCAATCGAAAGTGCTCGCCAAGGCCGAATTGGTGCTCACCGTCGATGGAACCACGTACCCGTATTATCCGCCACCGGAGCTGCTCGTGCCCTTCCGCAGGAATGAAAGTGGCCAGGAGGCTTTCCTGCCTGACTTGATCGGAGGGATCGGAGCTTTGGACGGAAGCTACCGATCGACCGAAGGCGAGTACCGATTCAACATCACCCGCTTCGCGCAGCGCGTGATCTCCGGCGAGCAGTCCGATCCCACCTTGGAGCTGGTTGCGGGAAGCGGAGGCATCACCGCCAACCGCGTCGCGCTGAAAGGGCCGGCAGCCCTGAACGGCCCCATGCGTCTTCGGCTCACGTTCACTTCATATTGA
- the radA gene encoding DNA repair protein RadA — protein MAKVRSRYVCQSCGASYPQWLGQCGQCKEWNSLVEEVVERAIERSGAPSSIKARQPKPISIDDIPAQDGPRMALSDRELSRVLGGGIVPGSITLIGGEPGIGKSTLLLQTALRNPHLRVLYVSGEESEHQVKMRAERLEHGHVRPPASNCFVLTEPNTQSIFKHIEAMKPSLVVIDSVQTLHTAALDASPGSVGQVRECTAELMRFAKATGTPMVLIGHITKDGFIAGPKVLEHMVDCVLQFEGDRDHAYRLLRPLKNRFGSTNELGIYEMRGSGLAEVDDPSQVLLGDRTERPSGVVVAATLEGMRPLLIEVQALVSSAVYGTPQRSSTGFDLRRMNMLLAVLEKRCGFRLGAKDVFLNLAGGFRVEEPAIDLAVVCAVLSSNADIAVPMDTAFCGEVGLTGEIRPVTRAEQRIAEAAKLGFARIFIPHGTKGLAPAKSIEVVMVARVEQVLAHLFG, from the coding sequence GTGGCTAAGGTCCGCTCGCGCTATGTGTGCCAGAGCTGCGGAGCCAGTTACCCGCAATGGCTCGGTCAATGCGGCCAATGCAAGGAATGGAACTCGCTCGTGGAGGAAGTGGTGGAGCGGGCGATCGAAAGGAGCGGGGCCCCTTCAAGCATCAAGGCACGCCAGCCCAAGCCGATCAGCATCGACGACATCCCTGCGCAGGACGGTCCGCGCATGGCACTCAGCGATCGCGAACTGAGCCGCGTGCTCGGAGGCGGCATCGTGCCGGGCAGCATCACCCTCATCGGCGGCGAACCGGGCATCGGCAAGAGCACCCTTCTCTTGCAGACGGCATTGCGCAACCCGCACCTGCGCGTGCTGTATGTATCCGGCGAGGAGAGCGAGCACCAGGTGAAGATGCGGGCGGAGCGGCTGGAGCATGGGCACGTTAGGCCGCCGGCATCGAATTGCTTCGTGCTCACGGAGCCCAATACGCAGAGCATCTTCAAGCACATCGAGGCGATGAAGCCTTCGCTCGTGGTGATCGATAGCGTGCAGACGTTGCATACTGCGGCCTTGGATGCAAGCCCCGGAAGCGTTGGCCAGGTGCGCGAATGCACCGCCGAGCTCATGCGCTTCGCCAAGGCCACCGGCACGCCCATGGTGCTCATCGGACACATCACCAAGGATGGCTTCATCGCCGGGCCGAAGGTGCTGGAGCATATGGTCGATTGCGTGCTGCAATTCGAAGGCGACCGCGACCACGCTTACCGCTTGCTCCGCCCCCTGAAGAACCGTTTCGGCAGCACGAACGAATTGGGCATCTATGAGATGCGCGGCAGCGGCCTGGCCGAAGTGGACGACCCCAGCCAAGTGCTGCTCGGCGACCGCACCGAACGTCCCAGCGGCGTGGTGGTCGCGGCCACGCTCGAAGGCATGCGGCCACTGTTGATCGAAGTGCAGGCGCTGGTAAGCAGCGCTGTGTACGGAACACCACAGCGCAGCAGCACCGGCTTCGACCTGCGTCGCATGAACATGCTGCTGGCCGTGCTTGAGAAGCGCTGCGGCTTCCGCCTCGGCGCCAAGGATGTCTTCCTCAACCTCGCTGGCGGTTTCCGGGTGGAAGAGCCCGCGATCGACCTGGCCGTGGTGTGCGCCGTGCTCAGCAGCAATGCCGACATCGCGGTGCCCATGGATACTGCCTTCTGCGGCGAGGTCGGCCTGACCGGCGAGATCAGGCCTGTGACACGCGCCGAGCAGCGCATTGCCGAAGCGGCCAAGCTCGGTTTCGCCCGGATCTTCATTCCGCACGGCACCAAGGGCCTCGCGCCTGCCAAATCCATCGAAGTAGTGATGGTGGCGCGCGTGGAGCAGGTGCTCGCGCATCTCTTCGGCTGA
- the panD gene encoding aspartate 1-decarboxylase, giving the protein MTIEVLRAKLHRVRITEADVNYVGSITIDEDLIDAVGFIEGEKVQVLNVNNGERLETYVIKGLRGSGAVCLNGPAALRASVGDVVIVVAYARMTIEEARAYRPVVVFPDEATNRLRG; this is encoded by the coding sequence ATGACCATTGAAGTGCTCCGTGCGAAGCTGCACCGCGTGCGCATCACCGAAGCCGATGTGAACTACGTCGGCAGCATCACCATCGACGAGGACCTGATCGACGCGGTCGGTTTCATCGAGGGTGAAAAAGTGCAAGTGCTCAACGTGAATAATGGCGAACGGCTGGAGACCTATGTGATCAAAGGCTTGCGCGGCAGCGGTGCCGTTTGCCTCAATGGCCCAGCCGCCCTCAGGGCCAGCGTCGGTGACGTGGTCATCGTGGTGGCGTATGCGCGAATGACCATTGAGGAGGCCCGTGCCTACCGTCCTGTCGTGGTATTCCCGGACGAAGCCACCAACCGACTCCGCGGGTGA
- a CDS encoding TM2 domain-containing protein, translating into MRFRAIGGMALALSVSHGAAMGPFRTDSVPSVSDPGLQPVELFQPMTLQEDHRGVAIALAVLLGPFGAHRLYLGTTTKVAIAYGLTFGGFGVVAIIDLVHLIASKDLDRFRDCDRILMWAGSEAPVSSP; encoded by the coding sequence ATGCGGTTCCGTGCGATCGGAGGGATGGCTTTGGCGCTGAGCGTGTCCCACGGCGCTGCCATGGGGCCATTCCGAACGGATAGCGTGCCCTCCGTGAGCGATCCGGGGCTCCAGCCTGTCGAGCTCTTTCAACCCATGACGCTGCAGGAGGATCACCGCGGCGTGGCCATCGCCTTGGCCGTGCTATTGGGTCCGTTCGGAGCGCACCGCCTGTACTTGGGCACCACGACCAAAGTGGCCATCGCCTACGGCCTCACATTCGGCGGTTTCGGGGTGGTGGCGATCATTGATCTCGTCCATCTGATTGCGTCGAAGGACCTCGACCGCTTCCGCGATTGCGACCGGATCCTGATGTGGGCCGGGTCGGAAGCGCCGGTCAGCAGCCCGTGA
- a CDS encoding flippase-like domain-containing protein: MKRAALNALKLGLPLAAGAWLVYKPYSALTPEQREELFAAFGQANLLWLTLAIAVGWLAHVSRAWRWRYLLEPIGYRPGFWNCYHGVMAGYFMNMFIPRAGEASRAALLYRVERVPFEKGFGTVMAERVVDMAVLLGIAGVAMVMQLDKLELFKAQIARFRSEQGSADPVGNGFPWAWLLGALFVIGASVAAYLVLTRPALRARFMDALRGFMQGLQTVLHTRKKGLFIAHTVLIWACYLGMFQVGFYCLPGMDQVPFAAILAGFIAGAIGIVLVQGGIGVYPAFVALIVGVYMAPPDGGGLLRPDALAMGWLLWAAQTLMIIVLGGLSLLLAALQKPPAP, encoded by the coding sequence GTGAAACGGGCAGCCCTGAACGCCTTGAAGCTGGGACTGCCCCTGGCCGCAGGGGCATGGCTGGTATACAAACCCTATAGCGCGCTCACCCCTGAGCAACGCGAGGAACTCTTCGCTGCCTTCGGCCAGGCCAACCTGCTCTGGCTCACATTGGCTATTGCGGTGGGCTGGTTAGCCCATGTGAGCCGCGCATGGCGATGGCGCTACCTTCTGGAGCCGATCGGCTATCGGCCCGGCTTCTGGAATTGCTACCACGGCGTGATGGCGGGCTATTTCATGAACATGTTCATTCCCCGGGCAGGTGAAGCAAGCCGTGCCGCCCTGCTCTACAGGGTTGAACGCGTGCCTTTCGAGAAGGGCTTCGGAACAGTGATGGCTGAGCGCGTGGTGGATATGGCCGTGCTCCTGGGCATCGCAGGCGTCGCCATGGTCATGCAGCTCGATAAGCTCGAACTGTTCAAGGCCCAGATCGCCCGGTTCCGCAGTGAGCAGGGCTCGGCTGATCCCGTTGGGAACGGCTTCCCATGGGCTTGGCTCCTTGGTGCTTTGTTCGTGATCGGCGCTTCCGTCGCGGCGTACCTCGTACTCACCCGGCCTGCGCTGCGCGCACGATTCATGGATGCCCTTCGCGGTTTCATGCAGGGCTTGCAAACCGTGTTGCACACGCGGAAGAAGGGCCTCTTCATCGCGCACACTGTTTTGATCTGGGCCTGTTACCTGGGCATGTTCCAAGTGGGCTTCTATTGCTTGCCTGGCATGGACCAAGTCCCATTCGCAGCCATCCTCGCGGGCTTCATAGCGGGCGCCATCGGCATTGTCCTGGTCCAAGGCGGCATCGGCGTTTATCCGGCCTTCGTGGCGTTGATCGTGGGCGTGTACATGGCGCCACCCGATGGAGGTGGCTTGCTCCGGCCGGATGCATTGGCCATGGGCTGGCTGCTCTGGGCTGCGCAGACCTTGATGATCATCGTGCTCGGGGGCCTCTCGCTACTTTTGGCTGCCTTGCAGAAACCGCCCGCACCATGA